The DNA window GACCACGCTCTCGCACCGGTCTCAACCCCACTGGAGGAACCCCGATGACCTACGTCATCTCGCAGCCCTGCGTCGACCTCAAGGACCGTGCCTGCGTCGACGAGTGCCCCGTCGACTGCATCTACGAGGGCAAGCGGATGCTCTACATCCACCCCGACGAGTGCGTCGACTGCGGTGCCTGTGAGCCGGTCTGCCCGGTCGAGGCCATCTTCTACGAGGACGACGTCCCGGAGGAGTGGAAGGACTACTACACCGCCAACGTCGGTTTCTTCGAGACGCTCGGCTCGCCCGGCGGCGCCGCCAAGATGGGTGAGATCGACCTCGACCACCCGATCGTGGCCGCCCTGGAGCCGCAGGAGCACGACCACTGAGTCCAGGCCAGCCTGGCTGGCACGCCGGGGTCGCGGCGGTCCGTGAGCGGGCCGCCGGCTCGGGTCTGCCCGTCGTCGATCTGTCGGTCGGCGCGCCGGTCGACCCCACGCCCGAGGTGGTGCGCCGAGCGTTGGCCGAGCACGCCGACGCGCCCGGCTACCCGCTGACGATCGGCGTTCCCGGGCTCCGCGAGGCCTACGTCTCGTGGCTCGCCACGACCCACGGCGTCCGCGGGCTCGTCCCTGAGCAGACGCTGCCCACCGTCGGCAGCAAGGAGCTCATCGGCACGCTCCCGCTGCTGCTGCTCGGCTCCGACCCCACCGTGCGGCCGGGACCGGTGGCGATCCCGGCGCTGGCCTACCCGACGTACGCCGTCGGGGCGCGGCTCGCCGGACGCGACGTCGTCACGGTCGACGGGCTCGACGACCTGCGCGCGCTGCCCGTCGCCCCGGCGCTGCTGTGGCTCAACTCGCCCGCCAACCCCACCGGTCGGGTGCAGTCACCGGCCGAGCTCGCCGCGATCGTGGCCCACGCCCGCGAGCGCGGCACGATCGTGGTCTCCGACGAGTGCTACCTCGACCTGGGGTGGGAGGTCGAGGCCGCCACCGTCCTCCACGACGACGTGAGCGGCGGGTCGACGACCGGCCTGATCGCCGTCCACTCGCTGAGCAAGCGCTCCAACCTCGCGGGCTACCGCTGCGGCTTCGTCGCCGGCGACCACGCGCTGGTCGCCGGGCTGACCGCCGTACGCCGCGACCTCGGCCTGATCATGCCGGGGCCCCAGCAGGCCGCGTCGATCGCCGCCCTCGGCGACGAGATCCACGTCGTCGAGCAGCGGGCCCGCTACGGCGCCCGCCGCGACGTGCTGCGCGCCGCGCTGGTGGCCGGCGGCTTCCGGGTCGACCACAGCGAGGCCGGCCTCTACCTGTGGGCCACCCGCGGTGAGCCGAGCGGGGTCACCACCGGCTGGCTGGCCGACCGTGGCGTCGTCAGCGTCGACGGCCGGTCCTACGGCCCGACCGGCGAGCAGCACGTCCGCCTGGCCATCACCGCGACCGACGACGACGTCGCGACGGCGGCCGAGCGGATCACCGCGACCGGCCCTCCCACCACCGGCCCTGAGAGGATCGGCGCATGAGCCTCCTGCCGATCACCCGCTCGCTGGCGCACGCCAGCACCGACCCGCCGACCCTCGTGGCCCGGGTGCGCACGGCCCTGGGATGGAGCGGCAGCGACTTCCTGGTCGGGCTGGAGGGCTACGACGACCTGATGGCCACCCTCGACGTCGCCCACGACGTCGAGGGGCTGGTCCGCATCGGTGACCCGACGTCGCCGCCCCTGCGGCTGCTGCGGGCGATCAAGTCCCTCGACCCCGAGATCCGGCTGACCCGCGTCGCGACCGTCGTGTCGCCCTGGCGCTGGACCCGCCTGGGTGGCGGGGCCGGCGACGCCCAGGCCGTCGCGCTGCGCCAGCAGACCTACTCCGACGTCGTCGGGGCGATGGGTCGCGCGGGTGTCGCGTTCCGCGTCGTGCCCGACGACACCACGGCCGAGGACCTGCTCGCGGCCGGCCAGGACGCGGGCTCCGCCGTCGTCGACGTCGACGAGCTGCGGGGCGACGACATCCTCATCGTCGGGTTCCTGGAGCACCAGCCGTCGATCTCCTACGGGCTGCTGTCCCGCCCGGGCGCCGAGCCCGCCCCCGACGACGCGGTCGACGCGGCGTGGCTGACCATCACGCCCGAGCGCGAGTCGGCCGGCACGCTCATGGTCGCCCTGCAGCAGTTCAGCGACCTCGGCGTCGACCTCGACTTCCTGCACAGCGACCCGCAGGGGGCCGGCATCCACGACTTCCACGTCGGCTTCCGGGCCGGCGCCGACCGCCTGGTCGACCTGCAGGCCGCCCTGAGCGACGTCGGGTTCAGCAGTCGGGTGCTGGCGGCGTTCGCCCTCGACGGCTGAGGGCTCGTCGCGCATGGACGTCACCTACCTGGGCCCCTCGGGCACCTTCACCCACCAGGCCGTGGTCGCGCTGCGTCCCGACGCCGAGGCGGTGCCCGTCGCCGAGGCCGGTGAGGCCCTGGCCGCGGTCGAGCAGGGGCGGGCGTCGTACGCCGTCGTGCCCATCGACAACTCGGTCAACGGCGTCGTCGTCCCCACGCTCGACGGGCTGCTGGCCCGCCCGGGGCTCTCCATCGTCGACAGCGTGGTGCTGCCGATCTCGTTCGACGCCTTCACCCGCGACCCGACGGTCGCGCCCGAGGTGGTGGTCAGCCACCCGCACGGCCTGGCCCAGTGCCGCGGCTGGATCGAGGCGCAGGGCCTGGCGACCCGCGAGTCCTCCTCGACCGCGGCGGCCTGCCGCGACCTGGGGCCCGGCGAGCTCGGCATCGGGCCGCGCATCTGCGGCAGCCTCTACGACCTGCACACGGTCGCCGAGGCGGTCGAGGACAACACGGCCGCCTTCACCCAGTTCGCGCTGGTCTCGGCGAGCCGGCTCCCGGTGCGCGCCGACGGTGACGACGGCCTGCTGGTCAGCCTGGTGCCCGACGCCAACGTGCCCGGCATCCTGCGCCGGATGCTCGGCGTCCTCGAGGACCGCGGCGTCAACATGACCAACCTGGTCACCCGCCCGGTGCCGGCCACGCCCGGCATCTACGTGTTCCTGCTCTTCCTGTCGGGCTCGTTCACCGCCGACGACTTCGAGGAGATGTC is part of the Nocardioides plantarum genome and encodes:
- the fdxA gene encoding ferredoxin, whose protein sequence is MTYVISQPCVDLKDRACVDECPVDCIYEGKRMLYIHPDECVDCGACEPVCPVEAIFYEDDVPEEWKDYYTANVGFFETLGSPGGAAKMGEIDLDHPIVAALEPQEHDH
- the dapC gene encoding succinyldiaminopimelate transaminase, encoding MSPGQPGWHAGVAAVRERAAGSGLPVVDLSVGAPVDPTPEVVRRALAEHADAPGYPLTIGVPGLREAYVSWLATTHGVRGLVPEQTLPTVGSKELIGTLPLLLLGSDPTVRPGPVAIPALAYPTYAVGARLAGRDVVTVDGLDDLRALPVAPALLWLNSPANPTGRVQSPAELAAIVAHARERGTIVVSDECYLDLGWEVEAATVLHDDVSGGSTTGLIAVHSLSKRSNLAGYRCGFVAGDHALVAGLTAVRRDLGLIMPGPQQAASIAALGDEIHVVEQRARYGARRDVLRAALVAGGFRVDHSEAGLYLWATRGEPSGVTTGWLADRGVVSVDGRSYGPTGEQHVRLAITATDDDVATAAERITATGPPTTGPERIGA
- a CDS encoding prephenate dehydratase — protein: MDVTYLGPSGTFTHQAVVALRPDAEAVPVAEAGEALAAVEQGRASYAVVPIDNSVNGVVVPTLDGLLARPGLSIVDSVVLPISFDAFTRDPTVAPEVVVSHPHGLAQCRGWIEAQGLATRESSSTAAACRDLGPGELGIGPRICGSLYDLHTVAEAVEDNTAAFTQFALVSASRLPVRADGDDGLLVSLVPDANVPGILRRMLGVLEDRGVNMTNLVTRPVPATPGIYVFLLFLSGSFTADDFEEMSAQWRALGTSARAVGRISPLHELAAR